One genomic region from Salvelinus fontinalis isolate EN_2023a chromosome 18, ASM2944872v1, whole genome shotgun sequence encodes:
- the LOC129814903 gene encoding potassium voltage-gated channel subfamily A member 3-like, with protein MSVGSDSPRVYGGLARGGALQSDPSIPPVWMTTSTSSDSVENHGYSKTEMGVITVENMLEESMALSRHLSVDRYEQELGCERVVINISGLRFETQLKTFNQFPKTLLGDRRKRMRYFDPLRNEYFFDRNRPSFDAILYYYQSGGRIRRPVNVPIDIFSEEINFYQLGEEAMEKFREDEGFIKEEERILPDNEFQKQVWLLFEYPESSGPARGIAIVSVLVILISIVIFCLETLPEFRDDRDPVTVALTVNGTASYHVNPFTDPFFVIETLCIIWFSFELLVRFFACPSKSTFSKNIMNIIDIVAIFPYFITLGTELAEKQGNGQQAMSLAILRVIRLVRVFRIFKLSRHSKGLQILGQTLKASMRELGLLIFFLFIGVILFSSAVYFAEADDPSSSFTSIPDAFWWAVVTMTTVGYGDMHPVTIGGKIVGSLCAIAGVLTIALPVPVIVSNFNYFYHRETDGEEHAQYLHVSSCEHLPSATDELKRTRSTSSLSKSEYIEEGINSGYKQPNFTNESNQNCVNIQKIFTDV; from the coding sequence ATGAGCGTCGGCTCTGATTCTCCAAGGGTGTATGGGGGTTTGGCTAGAGGAGGCGCGTTGCAGTCTGACCCCTCCATACCACCTGTGTGGATGACCACTTCAACATCATCCGACAGCGTTGAGAACCACGGTTACTCAAAGACGGAGATGGGCGTCATTACAGTTGAGAACATGTTGGAGGAGTCAATGGCGCTTTCGAGACACCTGTCCGTGGATCGATATGAGCAAGAGCTCGGGTGCGAGAGGGTGGTTATCAACATTTCAGGCTTGCGATTCGAAACTCAACTAAAAACTTTCAATCAGTTTCCCAAAACGTTGCTCGGGGACCGGAGAAAGAGGATGCGTTACTTTGACCCACTGAGGAACGAGTATTTCTTCGACAGAAACCGACCCAGCTTTGATGCCATTCTCTATTATTACCAGTCGGGAGGGCGCATCAGGAGACCTGTTAACGTGCCCATTGACATCTTCTCTGAGGAGATCAATTTCTATCAACTCGGGGAAGAGGCTATGGAAAAATTCCGGGAGGATGAAGGATTCATAAAAGAAGAGGAACGTATTTTACCAGATAATGAATTCCAAAAGCAGGTTTGGCTTTTGTTTGAGTACCCTGAAAGCTCTGGGCCAGCTAGGGGAATAGCCATAGTCTCCGTGCTTGTCATTTTAATCTCAATTGTAATATTCTGTTTGGAGACCTTGCCTGAGTTTCGGGATGACAGAGATCCTGTCACTGTGGCACTTACAGTCAACGGGACGGCCTCCTACCATGTAAATCCATTCACCGACCCTTTCTTTGTGATAGAGACACTTTGCATAATATGGTTCTCTTTTGAGTTGCTGGTCAGGTTCTTCGCGTGCCCAAGCAAATCTACGTTCTCAAAAAACATAATGAACATCATCGACATTGTCGCCATATTTCCCTACTTTATCACTTTGGGGACAGAACTGGCTGAGAAGCAGGGTAATGGTCAGCAAGCCATGTCCCTGGCCATTCTCAGAGTGATAAGGCTCGTGAGAGTCTTTCGTATCTTCAAGCTCTCCAGGCACTCTAAGGGGCTACAGATTTTAGGGCAGACACTAAAGGCAAGCATGAGGGAACTTGGACTGTTGATATTTTTCCTTTTTATTGGAGTTATCCTTTTCTCAAGTGCTGTTTACTTTGCTGAGGCCGATGACCCGTCATCCAGTTTTACAAGCATCCCAGATGCGTTTTGGTGGGCTGTGGTCACCATGACTACTGTCGGATATGGAGACATGCACCCTGTGACCATTGGTGGCAAAATTGTTGGGTCATTGTGTGCTATTGCCGGAGTGTTAACTATTGCTCTCCCTGTGCCAGTTATTGTCTCCAACTTCAATTACTTTTACCATAGGGAGACTGATGGAGAAGAGCACGCACAGTACTTGCATGTCAGCAGCTGCGAGCACCTACCCTCAGCCACAGATGAGCTGAAAAGGACTCGCAGCACCTCATCTCTGAGCAAGTCGGAATATATAGAGGAGGGCATCAACAGTGGGTATAAACAGCCCAACTTCACCAATGAGAGTAACCAAAACTGCGTGAACATCCAAAAGATATTTACGGATGTGTAA